One genomic window of Salvia miltiorrhiza cultivar Shanhuang (shh) chromosome 4, IMPLAD_Smil_shh, whole genome shotgun sequence includes the following:
- the LOC131020310 gene encoding uncharacterized protein LOC131020310, protein MLMEFFFPVFSDEQPYVICFDLRKELIFSLDTSAEVNNHHIGSNYNVLCDILRSLLANFLKTSNEDLSSASVSKSSVKVVDISWAYENNAVDAALYVMRHMETFEGDTSVEWNSGLMNATDHHIAILRMRYCSTIVMWEKNKYNEEVLKDASTTYGLELAENETRFDRLLIG, encoded by the exons ATGTTGATGGAG TTCTTCTTCCCTGTGTTCTCTGATGAACAACCTTATGTTATCTGTTTTGATTTGCGAAAAGAGCTGATTTTCAGCTTGGATACTTCTGCGGAGGTGAACAACCATCATATTGGATCGAACTACAACGTCTTGTGTGATATTCTA CGATCTCTACTGGCTAATTTCTTAAAAACTAGCAATGAAGATTTAAGTTCGGCATCAGTTTCAAAATCATCTGTAAAAGTCGTTGATATCAGTTGGGCGTACGAGAACAATGCGGTCGATGCGGCGTTGTATGTTATGAGGCATATGGAGACGTTTGAGGGAGATACTTCTGTTGAATGGAATAGTGGATTGATGAATGCCACCGATCATCATATAGCAATACTGAGGATGCGATACTGTTCAACGATTGTTATGTGGGAGAAGAACAAGTACAATGAGGAGGTTTTGAAAGATGCATCTACAACTTATGGGTTAGAACTTGCAGAGAATGAAACAAGATTCGATAGACTTCTCATAGGGTAA
- the LOC131020297 gene encoding LOW QUALITY PROTEIN: agmatine deiminase (The sequence of the model RefSeq protein was modified relative to this genomic sequence to represent the inferred CDS: deleted 3 bases in 2 codons), whose translation MNIDLEERMSRMELTGSPVDHGYYMPAEWTPHSRCWIGWPERPDNWRDNAVHAQRVFTRVAAAISRFEPVTVCASSAQWKNARSHLPEHIRVVEISMNDSWLRDTGPTFVIRNSLSDKEKLGRSKVAGIDWNFNAYGGEDGGAYEDFSLDLLIAHKVLEIENAPRFPQSMILEGGSIHVDGEGTCLTTEECLLNKNRNPGFPKVQIEDELKAYLGVKKVIWLPHGLFGDDDTNGHIDNMCCFVRPGVVLLSWTDDKLDPQYKRSLEALSVLTSEVDAKGRKFDIIKLHVPGPLYLTEHEANGLQQGDAKPRIPGTRLAASYVNFYIANGAIITPQFGDKKRDDEAAHVLSLAFPDYEIVRIEDAREIVLGGGNIHCITQQQPASP comes from the exons ATGAATATAGATTTGGAAGAGCGGATGAGTAGGATGGAGCTGACGGGGAGTCCGGTGGATCACGGATACTACATGCCCGCTGAGTGGACACCGCACTCCCGCTGCTGGATAGGGTGGCCT GAACGGCCAGACAATTGGCGTGACAATGCAGTGCATGCTCAACGTGTCTTTACCAGAGTTGCAGCTGCAATCTCAAGATTTGAACCAGTTACTGTATGTGCCAGTTCAGCGCAG TGGAAGAATGCACGCAGTCACTTGCCAGAACATATCAGGGTGGTTGAGATAAGCATGAATGACTCTTGGCTTCGTGACACTGGCCCAACA TTTGTTATCAGAAATAGTTTGTCAGATAAAGAGAAGTTGGGCAGAAGCAAGGTTGCAGGAATTGATTGGAATTTCAATGCCTATGGTG GCGAGGATGGAGGTGCTTATGAAGATTTCAGTCTTGACTTACTTATCGCTCATAAG GTTTTGGAAATTGAAAATGCTCCAAGGTTTCCTCAGTCTATGATTCTTGAAGGTGGAAGCATTCATGTTGATGGAGAAG GGACTTGTCTTACAACAGAAGAGTGCCTGCTGAATAAAAATAGAAACCCTGGATTT CCTAAGGTACAAATTGAGGATGAGCTTAAAGCATACCTTGGAGTGAAGAAGGTCATCTGGCTGCCTCATGGATTGTTTG GTGATGATGACACTAATGGTCACATTGATAACATGTGCTGTTTCGTGAGGCCTGGTGTT GTTTTATTGTCGTGGACTGATGATAAGTTAGACCCCCAATACAAACGATCGCTGGAAGCTCTTTCTGTTCTGACCAGCGAAGTCGATGCCAAAGGCAGAAAATTCGACATTATCAAACTTCATGTGCCAGGACCACTCTATTTGACAGAGCATGAGGCTAATGGACTTCAGCAG GGCGATGCTAAACCACGGATTCCTGGCACGAGACTTGCGGCCTCATATGTAAACTTCTATATTGCCAACGGAGCAATTATCACACCTCAATTTGGTGATAAGAAGCGGGACGATGAAGCTGCCCATGTCTTATCTTTGGCGTTTCCAGATTATGAG ATTGTTAGAATCGAGGATGCTCGTGAGATCGTGCTTGGTGGAGGCAATATACATTGCATCACCCAACAGCAACCAGCATCTCCATAA
- the LOC131020300 gene encoding uncharacterized mitochondrial protein AtMg00810-like, whose translation MGLSRPLVSGTLSFASISSSLDLFNPLQTTAYTSRSSRHFFTVFTIKDLGIVKYFLGMEIARGESGTCLNQRKYILDLLKSAGLLGCRSVATPLPLNCRLFLNDSSAYSQLDAYRRLVGRLLYLNLTRPDITYAIQQLSQFVATPSELHWDAAIHVLKYLKGCPSLGLFYPTDTPLVLNAYSDADWGTCPDTRRSLTGYCIILGGSLISWHCKKHATVFVSSAEAEYWALSTTVREMIWLSHLYEDFRVTLPLEKRGIN comes from the exons ATGGGCTTAAGCAGGCCTCTCGTGAGTGGAACACTGAGTTTTGCAAGCATCTCTTCCAGTTTGGATTTGTTCAATCCTCTTCAGACCACTGCTTATACCTCAAGG AGCTCAAGGCATTTCTTCACTGTGTTTACTATCAAAGATTTGGGGATTGTCAAGTATTTTCTTGGGATGGAGATAGCACGAGGAGAGTCTGGTACATGCCTAAACCAGAGAAAATACATTTTAGATCTTCTTAAGTCCGCTGGGCTGCTTGGGTGTCGATCTGTAGCCACACCTTTACCATTAAACTGTCGTCTCTTCCTTAATGACTCGTCGGCTTACTCACAACTGGATGCTTATCGGCGTTTGGTTGGGCGCCTTTTATACCTCAACCTGACTCGGCCTGACATCACCTATGCCATCCAGCAGCTCAGTCAGTTTGTTGCTACTCCCTCTGAGCTCCATTGGGATGCTGCTATCCATGTGCTCAAGTATTTGAAAGGGTGTCCCTCCCTTGGTCTCTTTTATCCTACTGATACTCCACTTGTTCTTAATGCCTATAGTGATGCGGATTGGGGCACTTGCCCAGATACTCGTCGTTCCCTCACTGGGTATTGTATTATTCTTGGTGGCTCCTTGATCTCCTGGCATTGTAAGAAGCATGCTACTGTCTTTGTTTCTTCCGCCGAGGCAGAATACTGGGCCCTTAGCACGACAGTGCGAGAGATGATTTGGCTCTCTCATCTTTATGAAGATTTTCGGGTTACTCTACCACTTGAAAAACGTGGAATCAACTGA